The proteins below come from a single Bactrocera dorsalis isolate Fly_Bdor chromosome 5, ASM2337382v1, whole genome shotgun sequence genomic window:
- the LOC105224455 gene encoding mucin-5AC isoform X1, which yields MIRWQQTLQLAIACILVQCALSQNYDKENRRLILQIKDQKTTNQQYYSSNFDTRNGNYEGFDGRYKGIKQGQYVPDNSGKYVHVEGPTGPPAVPYVHVEGPQGGFGGEGGVGGKGSGGGVGPGGPGGPKGPGGPKGPGGPKGPPGPPGPPGPPGPFGPTGPGPKGPNGPPGPPGPPGPTRPGPPGPPGPPGPTRPGPGGPPGPPGPTRPGPPGPPGPTRPGPPGPPGPDRPGPPGPQPPYKPSDPRESNKNTPGYLPPVSKTGKITQPIKSSSLVVEGETPTTSTHTTTNTQTSFVPNYGSNNDYAQKKVTTTTTTTTTNTNTNTNTQFNNNIKTTPLTNIPPSSPPSPPKTITTTTTTNTNTNTNTNYPNVPVNPPTSYQQTNKYLPPNRGPITNTFNRQDTSIEKEQPYKTITSTTTNTNTDRQTGQKITQGGVGQKVTTTTYEQTPGIYNGQKVTTQKETNIYGQIPGYPIGQKVVEKVTTTTTTNQNVPSYPTGQRVVEKVTTTTNTNRNEGYKPSQPTGGQRFEQNRQTEKNVVTNTITNYQTPRPSYPPTEINNERVCSCNADRNQQTTTIGTQQSTTSSFGKPTSDSKLYNQQQFTTQTTTASGGQAFFGGITNSMSLLQQLPVFPQAPGYAASYAPDKIPKGAIVAFMPVIILPQSAYEQCDDNALHTADRYQQNVDSFPLGVQPAPIPFSFSQITGGARKDQCMCPCSCTQNIPDRLHKKRDTNASDGLNATVAIDNEKETAEVKAVEALVTDEQAETKVTENKVLDTTPASTENVETTKPLTAAVVETAEPVALVGEATATTTVTTNEDVKVAPESEKIAEPSATVVVEEKKD from the exons GAAATGGTAATTATGAAGGTTTTGATGGTCGTTATAAAG GTATTAAACAAGGTCAATATGTCCCGGACAATTCGGGCAAATATGTTCATGTTGAAGGTCCAACTGGTCCACCAGCCGTACCATATGTGCACGTAGAGGGACCACAGGGCGGTTTTGGCGGTGAAGGCGGCGTAGGCGGCAAAGGCAGCGGCGGCGGTGTAGGACCAGGCGGCCCAGGCGGACCAAAGGGACCCGGCGGTCCAAAGGGACCTGGCGGCCCAAAGGGTCCACCTGGCCCACCTGGTCCACCCGGACCACCAGGACCATTCGGCCCAACTGGACCCGGACCTAAGGGACCAAATGGCCCACCCGGACCACCTGGCCCACCTGGACCAACACGTCCCGGCCCACCAGGACCACCTGGCCCACCCGGCCCAACACGTCCCGGCCCAGGCGGACCACCTGGACCACCAGGCCCAACCCGTCCCGGACCACCAGGCCCACCCGGACCAACACGTCCCGGCCCACCAGGACCACCAGGACCAGATCGTCCAGGCCCACCCGGACCACAACCACCATACAAACCAAGTGATCCAAGAGAGTCAAATAAGAATACACCCGGCTATTTGCCACCCGTCTCAAAAACTGGTAAAATAACGCAACCCATTAAGTCATCATCATTAGTTGTGGAGGGTGAAACACCCACGACAAGCACACATACCACCACAAATACACAAACATCTTTCGTGCCAAATTATGGTAGTAATAATGATTATGCACAAAAGAAGGTCACCACCACCACAACCACAACCACAACCAACACCAATACCAATACTAACActcaatttaataataatattaaaacaacacCTCTAACCAATATTCCTCCTTCTTCTCCTCCCTCTCCTCCCAAAACCATCACCACCACAACAACGACCAACACAAATACGAACACGAACACGAATTACCCGAATGTACCGGTTAATCCGCCGACCTCCTATCAACAAACTAATAAATACTTGCCACCCAATCGTGGTCCAATTACGAATACCTTCAATCGACAGGATACATCTATTGAGAAGGAACAACCGTACAAGACAATTACCTCAACAACTACAAACACAAATACTGACAGACAAACCGGACAGAAAATCACTCAAGGAGGCGTAGGTCAAAAGGTAACCACAACAACATACGAACAAACACCCGGTATCTATAATGGACAGAAGGTAACTACACAAAAGGAAACTAATATCTATGGGCAAATTCCCGGTTATCCGATTGGACAaaaagtagtcgaaaaagtaacAACCACGACAACGACGAACCAAAACGTACCCAGCTATCCAACAGGACAGCGGGTCGTTGAGAAAGTGACCACCACAACAAATACCAACAGAAACGAAGGTTACAAGCCCAGTCAGCCGACAGGTGGTCAACGTTTCGAACAAAACCGGCAAACAGAGAAGAATGTAGTTACCAATACCATTACTAATTACCAAACGCCACGTCCCTCCTATCCACCGACCGAAATAAATAACGAACGTGTGTGCTCTTGCAATGCGGATCGTAATCAACAAACTACTACAATAGGCACACAGCAATCTACAACCTCGTCCTTCGGTAAACCAACGTCGGATAGTAAATTGTATAATCAACAACAAttcacaacacaaacaacaaccgCATCGGGCGGCCAAGCCTTCTTTGGCGGTATAACGAACTCCATGTCATTGTTACAACAATTGCCGGTGTTTCCACAAGCGCCAGGTTATGCCGCCTCCTATGCACCGGACAAGATACCTAAAGGTGCCATTGTAGCATTTATGCCGGTAATCATTTTACCACAATCAGCTTACGAACAATGCGACGATAATGCGTTGCATACGGCCGACAGATACCAACAGAATGTCGACAGCTTCCCATTAGGCGTGCAACCGGCACCGATTCCATTTAGCTTTAGTCAGATTACAGGCGGTGCACGTAAAGATCAATGCATGTGCCCTTGTTCTTGCACACAAAACATACCAGACAGACTGCACAAGAAGCGTGACACGAACGCCAGTGACGGACTGAACGCAACCGTAGCCATAGACAATGAGAAAGAGACCGCTGAAGTGAAAGCTGTAGAAGCTTTAGTGACGGACGAACAAGCGGAGACCAAAGTGACGGAAAATAAGGTACTAGACACGACGCCAGCAAGCACGGAAAATGTAGAAACAACAAAGCCATTGACAGCAGCTGTGGTGGAGACAGCCGAACCGGTAGCGTTGGTTGGCGAAGCGACTGCAACGACGACAGTAACGACAAACGAAGATGTTAAAGTCGCGCCAGAAAGCGAAAAGATCGCAGAACCGTCCGCAACTGTTGTGGTCGAAGAAAAGAAAGACTAA
- the LOC105224455 gene encoding mucin-5AC isoform X2: MAIACILVQCALSQNYDKENRRLILQIKDQKTTNQQYYSSNFDTRNGNYEGFDGRYKGIKQGQYVPDNSGKYVHVEGPTGPPAVPYVHVEGPQGGFGGEGGVGGKGSGGGVGPGGPGGPKGPGGPKGPGGPKGPPGPPGPPGPPGPFGPTGPGPKGPNGPPGPPGPPGPTRPGPPGPPGPPGPTRPGPGGPPGPPGPTRPGPPGPPGPTRPGPPGPPGPDRPGPPGPQPPYKPSDPRESNKNTPGYLPPVSKTGKITQPIKSSSLVVEGETPTTSTHTTTNTQTSFVPNYGSNNDYAQKKVTTTTTTTTTNTNTNTNTQFNNNIKTTPLTNIPPSSPPSPPKTITTTTTTNTNTNTNTNYPNVPVNPPTSYQQTNKYLPPNRGPITNTFNRQDTSIEKEQPYKTITSTTTNTNTDRQTGQKITQGGVGQKVTTTTYEQTPGIYNGQKVTTQKETNIYGQIPGYPIGQKVVEKVTTTTTTNQNVPSYPTGQRVVEKVTTTTNTNRNEGYKPSQPTGGQRFEQNRQTEKNVVTNTITNYQTPRPSYPPTEINNERVCSCNADRNQQTTTIGTQQSTTSSFGKPTSDSKLYNQQQFTTQTTTASGGQAFFGGITNSMSLLQQLPVFPQAPGYAASYAPDKIPKGAIVAFMPVIILPQSAYEQCDDNALHTADRYQQNVDSFPLGVQPAPIPFSFSQITGGARKDQCMCPCSCTQNIPDRLHKKRDTNASDGLNATVAIDNEKETAEVKAVEALVTDEQAETKVTENKVLDTTPASTENVETTKPLTAAVVETAEPVALVGEATATTTVTTNEDVKVAPESEKIAEPSATVVVEEKKD, translated from the exons GAAATGGTAATTATGAAGGTTTTGATGGTCGTTATAAAG GTATTAAACAAGGTCAATATGTCCCGGACAATTCGGGCAAATATGTTCATGTTGAAGGTCCAACTGGTCCACCAGCCGTACCATATGTGCACGTAGAGGGACCACAGGGCGGTTTTGGCGGTGAAGGCGGCGTAGGCGGCAAAGGCAGCGGCGGCGGTGTAGGACCAGGCGGCCCAGGCGGACCAAAGGGACCCGGCGGTCCAAAGGGACCTGGCGGCCCAAAGGGTCCACCTGGCCCACCTGGTCCACCCGGACCACCAGGACCATTCGGCCCAACTGGACCCGGACCTAAGGGACCAAATGGCCCACCCGGACCACCTGGCCCACCTGGACCAACACGTCCCGGCCCACCAGGACCACCTGGCCCACCCGGCCCAACACGTCCCGGCCCAGGCGGACCACCTGGACCACCAGGCCCAACCCGTCCCGGACCACCAGGCCCACCCGGACCAACACGTCCCGGCCCACCAGGACCACCAGGACCAGATCGTCCAGGCCCACCCGGACCACAACCACCATACAAACCAAGTGATCCAAGAGAGTCAAATAAGAATACACCCGGCTATTTGCCACCCGTCTCAAAAACTGGTAAAATAACGCAACCCATTAAGTCATCATCATTAGTTGTGGAGGGTGAAACACCCACGACAAGCACACATACCACCACAAATACACAAACATCTTTCGTGCCAAATTATGGTAGTAATAATGATTATGCACAAAAGAAGGTCACCACCACCACAACCACAACCACAACCAACACCAATACCAATACTAACActcaatttaataataatattaaaacaacacCTCTAACCAATATTCCTCCTTCTTCTCCTCCCTCTCCTCCCAAAACCATCACCACCACAACAACGACCAACACAAATACGAACACGAACACGAATTACCCGAATGTACCGGTTAATCCGCCGACCTCCTATCAACAAACTAATAAATACTTGCCACCCAATCGTGGTCCAATTACGAATACCTTCAATCGACAGGATACATCTATTGAGAAGGAACAACCGTACAAGACAATTACCTCAACAACTACAAACACAAATACTGACAGACAAACCGGACAGAAAATCACTCAAGGAGGCGTAGGTCAAAAGGTAACCACAACAACATACGAACAAACACCCGGTATCTATAATGGACAGAAGGTAACTACACAAAAGGAAACTAATATCTATGGGCAAATTCCCGGTTATCCGATTGGACAaaaagtagtcgaaaaagtaacAACCACGACAACGACGAACCAAAACGTACCCAGCTATCCAACAGGACAGCGGGTCGTTGAGAAAGTGACCACCACAACAAATACCAACAGAAACGAAGGTTACAAGCCCAGTCAGCCGACAGGTGGTCAACGTTTCGAACAAAACCGGCAAACAGAGAAGAATGTAGTTACCAATACCATTACTAATTACCAAACGCCACGTCCCTCCTATCCACCGACCGAAATAAATAACGAACGTGTGTGCTCTTGCAATGCGGATCGTAATCAACAAACTACTACAATAGGCACACAGCAATCTACAACCTCGTCCTTCGGTAAACCAACGTCGGATAGTAAATTGTATAATCAACAACAAttcacaacacaaacaacaaccgCATCGGGCGGCCAAGCCTTCTTTGGCGGTATAACGAACTCCATGTCATTGTTACAACAATTGCCGGTGTTTCCACAAGCGCCAGGTTATGCCGCCTCCTATGCACCGGACAAGATACCTAAAGGTGCCATTGTAGCATTTATGCCGGTAATCATTTTACCACAATCAGCTTACGAACAATGCGACGATAATGCGTTGCATACGGCCGACAGATACCAACAGAATGTCGACAGCTTCCCATTAGGCGTGCAACCGGCACCGATTCCATTTAGCTTTAGTCAGATTACAGGCGGTGCACGTAAAGATCAATGCATGTGCCCTTGTTCTTGCACACAAAACATACCAGACAGACTGCACAAGAAGCGTGACACGAACGCCAGTGACGGACTGAACGCAACCGTAGCCATAGACAATGAGAAAGAGACCGCTGAAGTGAAAGCTGTAGAAGCTTTAGTGACGGACGAACAAGCGGAGACCAAAGTGACGGAAAATAAGGTACTAGACACGACGCCAGCAAGCACGGAAAATGTAGAAACAACAAAGCCATTGACAGCAGCTGTGGTGGAGACAGCCGAACCGGTAGCGTTGGTTGGCGAAGCGACTGCAACGACGACAGTAACGACAAACGAAGATGTTAAAGTCGCGCCAGAAAGCGAAAAGATCGCAGAACCGTCCGCAACTGTTGTGGTCGAAGAAAAGAAAGACTAA